In Lineus longissimus chromosome 13, tnLinLong1.2, whole genome shotgun sequence, one genomic interval encodes:
- the LOC135498076 gene encoding uncharacterized protein LOC135498076 has protein sequence MHKNILKVKASGKRFAKSVVKKVRRKLKTRRYVLRMIFRSMVISLLCLSFILTVLSLRSDIIKITFVFLTVTCLGATGMSFHDQHMKFYIDKCGYFDLEDTTIGRRGPKEFYSLWCNRANPSFDFRVLALVISFAVYGGLLVASMTVPLLVGGLNMVLAWTYGSWTAGVIGLWIAFNSVVTPQWALVFD, from the exons ATGCACAAGAATATCTTGAAGGTGAAAGCGTCAGGGAAACGCTTTGCAAAGAGTGTTGTCAAAAAGGTCAGACGGAAACTGAAAACTAGACGATATGTTCTAAGGATGATCTTTAGGTCTATG GTAATCTCCCTTTTATGCTTAAGCTTCATCTTAACCGTCCTGTCCCTTCGAAGCGACATTATAAAAATCACATTCGTCTTCCTCACCGTGACGTGTCTTGGTGCGACAGGGATGAGCTTTCATGACCAACATATGAAGTTCTACATCGATAAG TGCGGTTATTTTGATTTGGAAGATACCACGATTGGGCGACGTGGGCCAAAAGAATTCTATT CCCTCTGGTGTAATAGAGCTAATCCTAGCTTTGACTTTCGTGTCTTGGCACTCGTGATCAGCTTCGCCGTCTATGGAGGTCTTTTGGTGGCGTCGATGACTGTGCCTTTACTGGTCGGTGGACTTAACATGGTTCTTGCCTGGACGTACGGGAGTTGGACAGCGGGCGTAATTGGTCTGTGGATAGCGTTTAATTCAGTGGTGACGCCTCAATGGGCTTTGGTTTTCGACTAG